A part of Paraliobacillus zengyii genomic DNA contains:
- the yugI gene encoding S1 domain-containing post-transcriptional regulator GSP13: protein MSEKFVEGQVVDGKVTGVQPYGAFVALNDQIQGLVHISEVTHGFVKDINEFIAVGNEVKVKILSIDEAKNKYSLSIRATEEAPKQQEKPSKAQAQGGNFKQYQQQQQDEAGFNTLKDKLNEWIEQSEERSQSFNKK, encoded by the coding sequence ATGTCAGAGAAGTTTGTAGAAGGTCAAGTAGTAGATGGAAAAGTAACCGGTGTTCAACCATACGGGGCTTTTGTAGCATTAAATGATCAGATTCAAGGGTTGGTTCATATTTCTGAAGTAACACACGGATTTGTTAAAGACATTAATGAGTTTATTGCAGTAGGTAATGAAGTGAAAGTTAAAATCTTATCTATTGATGAAGCTAAAAATAAATACTCACTATCTATTCGCGCTACAGAAGAAGCACCGAAACAGCAGGAAAAACCAAGTAAAGCACAAGCTCAAGGTGGAAACTTTAAGCAATATCAGCAACAACAACAAGACGAAGCTGGTTTTAACACATTAAAAGATAAATTAAACGAGTGGATTGAACAGTCCGAAGAACGCTCACAATCTTTTAACAAAAAGTAA
- a CDS encoding DUF378 domain-containing protein: MNTIQRITLLLIIVGAINWGLIGLFQFDLVAAIFGGGEQSGAFARVIYTLVGISGLVCISLLFKPSEETVGARSPQPEK, encoded by the coding sequence TTGAACACGATACAACGTATTACATTACTTCTTATTATAGTTGGTGCAATTAATTGGGGACTTATCGGATTGTTTCAGTTTGATTTAGTCGCTGCTATTTTTGGAGGCGGCGAACAAAGCGGTGCATTTGCACGTGTAATTTATACGCTAGTTGGTATTAGTGGGCTAGTTTGTATATCATTGTTATTTAAACCATCTGAAGAAACAGTTGGTGCTAGAAGTCCCCAACCCGAAAAATAA
- a CDS encoding glucose-6-phosphate isomerase, with the protein MTHVSFEYDKALSFFGTHELDYLKEPVKLAHDMLHNQTGAGSDFLGWIDLPENYDKEEFARIKKSAEKIKSDSDVLLVVGIGGSYLGARAAIEMLTHSFYNALPKEQRDTPQIIFVGNSISSKYMNDLFDLLKDKDVSINVISKSGTTTEPALAFRIYRKFLEEKYGVEEAKGRIYATTDKAKGALKTLATEEGYESFIIPDDVGGRYSVLTAVGLLPIAASGVDIDAMMKGAQAAQQDLSEPDMDKNPAYQYAAVRNVLYNKGKTIEMLINYEPSLQYFSEWWKQLFGESEGKDFKGIYPSSANFSTDLHSLGQYVQEGRRDIFETVLHVLESPSEITIEKDGQDLDGLNYLAGETVDFVNEKAYQGTMLAHTDGQVPNLIVHLPKLDAYTFGYVVYFFEKACAISGYLLGVNPFDQPGVEAYKKNMFALLGKPGFEKEKEELEKRL; encoded by the coding sequence ATGACACATGTAAGTTTTGAATATGATAAAGCGTTATCTTTCTTCGGTACACATGAATTAGATTATTTAAAAGAACCGGTAAAATTGGCGCATGATATGTTACATAACCAGACAGGAGCTGGAAGTGATTTTCTTGGATGGATAGATCTTCCGGAAAATTATGATAAAGAAGAATTTGCACGAATTAAAAAATCTGCAGAAAAAATAAAATCAGATTCTGACGTCTTGTTAGTAGTTGGAATTGGTGGTTCTTACCTAGGTGCACGTGCTGCCATTGAAATGTTAACTCATTCTTTTTATAATGCGTTGCCTAAAGAACAACGAGATACGCCTCAGATTATTTTTGTTGGTAATAGTATTAGTTCAAAATATATGAATGACTTATTTGATTTATTAAAAGATAAAGATGTTTCGATTAATGTTATTTCAAAAAGTGGTACAACAACAGAACCTGCTTTAGCTTTTCGTATTTACCGTAAATTTTTAGAAGAAAAATATGGTGTGGAAGAAGCAAAAGGCCGTATTTATGCAACAACAGATAAAGCAAAAGGTGCTTTGAAAACATTGGCTACTGAAGAAGGGTATGAATCATTTATCATTCCTGATGATGTTGGCGGTCGCTATTCTGTCTTGACAGCTGTAGGTTTACTTCCAATAGCTGCAAGTGGTGTTGATATCGATGCAATGATGAAAGGTGCACAAGCAGCGCAGCAGGACTTAAGTGAACCAGATATGGATAAGAATCCTGCTTACCAATATGCAGCTGTTCGTAATGTGTTATATAATAAAGGGAAAACAATTGAAATGTTAATTAATTATGAACCATCATTACAGTACTTCTCTGAATGGTGGAAACAATTATTTGGTGAAAGTGAAGGAAAAGATTTTAAAGGGATCTATCCTTCTTCAGCAAACTTCTCAACTGATTTGCACTCATTAGGACAATACGTACAAGAAGGTCGCCGTGATATTTTTGAAACAGTTTTACATGTACTTGAATCTCCATCTGAAATTACGATTGAAAAAGATGGACAAGATTTAGATGGTTTAAATTATCTTGCTGGTGAAACAGTTGATTTTGTAAATGAAAAAGCCTACCAGGGTACGATGCTTGCACACACAGATGGTCAAGTACCAAACTTAATTGTTCATTTACCTAAATTAGATGCTTATACATTTGGGTATGTTGTTTATTTCTTTGAAAAAGCATGTGCAATTAGTGGTTATTTACTAGGTGTTAATCCATTTGACCAACCAGGTGTTGAGGCATATAAAAAGAATATGTTCGCATTGCTTGGAAAGCCAGGGTTTGAAAAAGAAAAAGAAGAACTAGAGAAAAGATTATAA